The genomic stretch aaacaccaaaACCACAACATAGGAGAGAACCATTGATTTAGGAAAAAAATCACCATGATTAATCAGaaccaaaaaaaaatgatgGATAAAGAAACAGTAACAATTAACAGAAAAAATTTGAAACTGGAGAAGGAAACCAGAAAGATTGAAAGGAGAAATCGAGCCATAGAACACAAATACCTCTTGAGCCTAGTGGCGACATCTACTATCCAAACAGAGAATGGAGATGGAGCATGATGTATGATCGGCAGAGAGAGACAGAGGAACCCTCGTGGGTGGAGAAAGAACACACGCAACGAAGAGAAGAACACCCTAGCAGTGGAATCCAATGGAATCGCAGAGATACAAATACCTTCTCTGCATGTGAGCAAAACCCAGTAGAGAAGCAGAAGCTTCAGCCCAGGGAGGCGCTACGAAGATGGTGCGATGGATGGAGTGAGCTTCGCGATGAGAAGAGAACTGTCGAGCTGAAGTGGAAGCGTGTTTTAGGACTTTAATTAGGTTATGGTTAAATTGAGAggattatattaataaaataaaattctggAACCAAATATTTTAGATTGATAGTACAAAAAATATTGAtcattttagatatttttttgaattttaataaaagtcaatataaaaaaataatttgaattgatttcttTTAGAAAAAATCTGGTTTATCTATTAAAAAGATACATTTTAACTAACAcaagaaaaaacaaaattaattgaaatttgGATAAATTAACTAAATGATGTTAAGAAATGCCAAGAAAACTTAGATATaacattataaaaattattattaataatatatttattatctaatatatatgttaaaaatagttaaaataaattaaaattgtatgAATAGaatataatttagatttttatcaaattttttatgataaattaaaatcatttttgCACTGGTATCATGTGACTATTCTTTGtataaaacataaataattagttttcattaataaaattatgatattttattttcattaatatATTAACAATACAGTTTTTTCCaacttatttgaaaaaaatatcaaatttacagaagtaaaaattttaatacCATGAAAACCACATaataattaagaacaagtattttTAAATGAGCATAACAATTATCTGCTTATGTACCATATTTATACAATAttgattatattatatataaatcaaaggttatataaaaaaaaacattcatAGACTATAATAAATGCATAACACTTTAGTCCATAATTAAGTACTTTAAATCTCAATAGtctaacaaaattttataatagaaagaatttttactaaaatttaaactgaaataatattaaactgctccaaaattattttacactcaaataaaatacttaaaatattAGACAAAAAAAGAATTAGACATAAATATTAGAaccaaattaataataaaaaatagaacaCAGAAGGCACCAAGAATTTTTTtactaacaaaatatataatatggattaaaatcaaatttttttgacagattaaaatcaaatttacaTTGATATCATCTAACTTTTCTTTTTAAGAGAagataaataattgttttttattaataagaaaatcatatattttttgttattaatatattaatatattaagaatataatttctttctattttgtttcgaaaaaataatattacattttaaaaagtaaataatcaaattttcgaataaaattttgtattttcaaaAAGATACATAATATATGGAAAACATCATTATCTGTAGAAGTGATTTTTAGGAAAAAATAAAGGAGGACCATAATTATTGCATACTTGGTGTGACAacacccaatcctttcttaatGAATATGTTAAATTCAGCGGAAACAACTTTATGTCTACGAAATGCAACAAATGAAAAATAGAatagtttttattaaaaaataaaaaaatgaatttaaacAATTTAACAAACAATTTAAATGGATTATTGAATGACAAGGAAAATCGAAATACAAAACTCCAATAGGAGCTTGGTTTCAATTTCATGATTCCCTGATCAACTAAATCCGCAGAAAAAACAGCTTACGTGAAGGAatcgcaaaaaaaaaaaaaaaaaccgctGACGCCGAAAGCAAAGAGGAGCACATGCACCCTTGGTGAGGATAAGCCACACTGGAGAAGAACGTACAACTTTGATGTATATGGCCCTGAAACGCGGATACCTATCCGATTGGAGATGAAACCACAcgtatgataaaaaaattggCCTTTTCATATCAAACAAGATAACtatatttaaaaaatggcttaaaaaaaagaaagcaaaataaaatacaaaaatacaaaccatcaaattcataaactaaaGAAGAAAGCATCTTTTAAATAAGAACTACAATAAGCTAGTCATAGAGAATCCCATATTTATATATACCATTTGATTATATTATATAGAAATCAAAGgttaatataaaagaagaacaCTGATAGACTCTAATAAATGCATAACAATTTAATGCATAATTAAGTACTTTAAATCTCAATAgtttaatacaaaatatttccTGATACAAAGAATTTGCATCAATTTAAGactgaaaaatattaaaatcatgcaaaattattctacactaaaataaaattttaaaatatgagaAATCAAATTAGAATTTGACCTAAATATTAgaaccaaaataataataaaaaatagaagacagaaAAAACCAAGTAATTTCTTTTCTAACAAAAGATATAATGGATTAAAATCAATATTCTTgtcaaattaaatcaaatttgcATTGATATCATTTGACTTTTCTTTCtaagaaaagataaataattattttttagtaataacacagtcatatattttttttattaatatattaacaatataatttctttctaattttttttgaacaaaaaatattacaattaaaaaacttaataatcaaattattgaataaaatttaatattttcaaaaagtcACATAATATATGGAAAAACATCATTATATATGCAGAAGtcatttttaggaaaagataacAGAGGACCACGATAACAACTTGGTGTCACAACACCCGTTCCTTTGTTAATGAAGTTGTTAAATTCAGCACAAACAACGTTATGTCTACGGAAtgcaaaaaatgaaaaataaaatagtttatattaaaaaaataaaaaaaattaaattaaacaatttAACAAACAATTTAAATGGATTATTGAATGACAAGGAAAATCGAAACGCAAAACTCCAATAGGAGCTTCGGATCAATATCATGATTACCTGACCAAGTAAATCCGCAAAAAAAAAACGGGGCTTGCGCGAAGGGATCACAAGAAAAGACAGCTGGCGGCGAAAGTAAAGAAGAGCACATACACTTCCTGAGGAGAAGCCAAACTGGAGAAGAACATCCAGCTTGGATGTATGCGGGCCTAAAACGCAAATAGCTCTCTACATCATAGAGGAAACCACGGGTATGCTAAAAAAATGGCTTTTCCACAGCAAACAACATAACtgtatttaaaatatagttttttataaaaaaaggaaaaaaatacgAAAATACGAATCATCAAATTTATCAACTAAAGAAGAGAGTATCTTTTAAATAAGAACTACAATTATCTGCTTATAGAACATCCCATCCCATATTTATATAGAACATTTGATTATATTATATAGAAATCAAAGgttaatataaaagaagaacaCTGATAGAGTATAATAAATGCTTAACATTTTACCACATAATTAAGTACTTTAAATctcaatattttaataaaaaatatttcctGATACAAagaatttgtatcaaatttaagaGTGAAAAAATATTAAGATCATGCAAAATTATTCTACACtgaaacaaaatatttaaaatatcagACATCAAATTAGACTTTGGCATAAATATTAGAaccaaaataacaataaaaaataataaatagaacacacaaaaaataaaaaattctaacaaaAGATATAATATGGATAAAAATCAAGAAACTATAAATTACAGAGACAAGATTAAAAGATATAACAACAAACAACATTATATCTTATCAAAAACTTCCTTAAAGACAACGTTTTCAGTCCTACCAGCATCATCTAATCCTTCATCACAAAGTAAAATCTTAAGACCATTTCTATTCCGAACCCGGGAAAGAGCTACATAAAGTTGACCATGAGAAAACACAGGACGACGCAAGAACAAACCGACCGTTGATAATGTCTGACCCTGGCTTTTGTTGATTGTCATCGCAAAGGACAGAGAAACCGGAAATTGACGGCGTTGGAATTTAAACGGTATAACCATATCACTAGGAATCATACTCATTTTGGTGATAAAAACTTTGTCCCCAACATTGCTACCAGAAACAATATCTGCACCAATGACATTTGTCCCTAGATCTCGCACGACAAGTCGAGTCCCATTACACAAACCACCGGCCGGATCAATATTCCTCAACAAAATAATAGGAACGCCTCTTTTCAACTTTAACGAATGATTAGGTAGACCAGAACACCTAATCTGATTCAAGAATTCAACAGTTATCCAATCAACATCAACATCAGAATAGGCATCACTACCACATATCGAATCAGCACTGAGATAATTTTTCTCCTCACCGGGCAACAAATCaactatataattatttatctcTTCAACATTGTCGACAGTTGGAGCGAGTATTGCCCTATCTTGGAAGAAACTTGGATCACGAAAATTCTGAACCAAATTCGGGTATATTGTATTTACAATATCTTCCACTGGATTTTCCAAGACAGGAATGATTAGATCAGAAGGAATATCAACAAAAAGTTTATCGTTAACCACTGTTCCACATCGACCTTCACCGATTTGAAGTATCCAATCTAAAAACAACCTTAACTCCTGAGCAGTTGATTGTTCAGACCCGATTCCTAACCTCATATTTTTTGTCAATCGCAAAACTTCACAATATTTTCAAAGAACAAAAGAATTTATGGAAGCCATAACAATCTCAGCACGCGAACCTTTTGGAATAACTGGCAAGACCTGCCTAAAATCACCACCAAGAACAACCACCTTCCCACCAAAAGGTAAATTTTTATTCCTATCAGAGACCGAAACCATTATATCACGCAACGTCCTATCGAGCGCTTCAAATGCTAATTTGTTAGTCATG from Arachis stenosperma cultivar V10309 chromosome 9, arast.V10309.gnm1.PFL2, whole genome shotgun sequence encodes the following:
- the LOC130949199 gene encoding uncharacterized protein LOC130949199 — protein: MGRHLSVWEQTWAYLSDDILYRRRHELQYPNLTMSQDELQMFGLLEIEKLLQSNGKSLRNYAGMPVPDNSLVSQFSNLMLLRELQYDTVSLSREHDANILKLNEEQRVVYDKVIDCVLNKRHGFFFVYGFGGTGKTFLYRVLSARLRSEKKIVINVASSGIASLLLPGGKTAHSMFNIPVELTEDTVCRIKKDSSKAEVFQIADLIIWDEAPMTNKLAFEALDRTLRDIMVSVSDRNKNLPFGGKVVVLGGDFRQVLPVIPKGIGSEQSTAQELRLFLDWILQIGEGRCGTVVNDKLFVDIPSDLIIPVLENPVEDIVNTIYPNLVQNFRDPSFFQDRAILAPTVDNVEEINNYIVDLLPGEEKNYLSADSICGSDAYSDVDVDWITVEFLNQIRCSGLPNHSLKLKRGVPIILLRNIDPAGGLCNGTRLVVRDLGTNVIGADIVSGSNVGDKVFITKMSMIPSDMVIPFKFQRRQFPVSLSFAMTINKSQGQTLSTVGLFLRRPVFSHGQLYVALSRVRNRNGLKILLCDEGLDDAGRTENVVFKEVFDKI